A stretch of Lathyrus oleraceus cultivar Zhongwan6 chromosome 6, CAAS_Psat_ZW6_1.0, whole genome shotgun sequence DNA encodes these proteins:
- the LOC127092321 gene encoding tubulin-folding cofactor D isoform X2, giving the protein MEQQNEEAVIATAMNQAEDDEYDSKEKVLKKYFLQEWNTVKAFIDDTVSNGRVSNLPSAYNIRSIMDKYKEQGQLLEPYLESIVPPLMNIIRSRTIELGVVTDEILEIVNPICIVVHSLVHVCGYKSVIRFFPHQVSDLELAVSLLEKCHPTYSISSQRDESTGENEAKCVMLLWLYILVLVPFDISSVDTSIASSDNLSEFEIVPLVLRIIGFCKDYLSTAGPMNSMAGLVLSRLLTRPDMPKAFNSFVEWTHEVMTSVTSDVLQHFEVLGTIEALAAIFKAGSRNLLLDVIPVVWNDTSLLYKSSIAAGNPLLRKNLIKLTQRIGLASLPHRLPSWRYTGRTAKLNISLNTSSKANQSNLSVNDNYSNSIELTDEAEDEDMDVPENVEEIIEILLAGLRDMVTVVRWSAGKGIGRITSHLTSSLSEEVLSSVLELFSPGEGEGSWHGGCLALAELARRGLLLPASLPKVVPVVLKALHYDVRRGPYSVGSNVRDAAAYVCWAFGRAYYHSDMRNILEELAPHLLTVACYDREVNCRRAAAAAFQENVGRQGNYPHGIDIVNTADYFSLSSRANSYLHVAFSIAQYEGYLIPFVSDLLDRKICHWDKSLRELSAEALSLLVKYDPPYFASAVIEKLVPCTLSSDLCKRHGATLATGELVFALHQCDYALPSDKQKTLANVVPAIEKARLYRGKGGEIMRAAVSRFIECISLSKVALPEKIKKSLLDTLNENLRHPNSQIQNAAVKGLKHFFYAYLRDSDDKSTIVLTEKYLNMLTDPNVMVRRGSPLAIGVFPYELLANQWRNVLLKLCGCCKIEKNPRERDAEARVNAVKGLVSVCETLISGKENTTTSFTKNDFSLYIFIKNEVMGSLFKALDDYSLDRRGDVGSWVRAAALDGLERCTYMLCKIDKSGCLSGKSDDNDVGSLAKPLAGSMLNKNAELLLFDEDLATNLVGGICKQAVEKLDKLRAAAASVLYRILYNQMIYIPYIPFREKLEEIISKEADAEWAVPSYTYPRFVQLLQFGCYSRDVLSGLVISVGDLADTEKSLKRVSLLTLLEYLEGIESEDPNTTTSREYMLSVDILWVLQQYRKDDRVIVPTLKAIESLLSKKIFLNMENRIKLNLD; this is encoded by the exons ATGGAGCAACAGAACGAAGAAGCAGTTATAGCGACGGCGATGAATCAAGCCGAAGACGACGAGTACGATTCCAAGGAGAAAGTTCTCAAAAAGTACTTCCTTCAAGAATGGAACACCGTCAAAGCATTCATCGACGACACCGTTTCCAATGGCCGCGTCTCCAATCTTCCATCTGCTTACAATATCAGATCCATT ATGGATAAGTATAAAGAGCAAGGTCAACTTCTAGAGCCTTACCTAGAAAGCATAGTTCCGCCATTGATGAACATTATTCGTTCACGAACAATCGAACTCGGTGTAGTTACGGATGAAATTCTGGAAATAGTAAATCCAATATGCATAGTTGTGCATTCGTTAGTCCATGTTTGTGGTTACAAATCAGTGATTAGATTCTTTCCTCATCAAGTTTCTGATCTGGAACTTGCGGTATCTCTACTTGAAAAGTGTCATCCGACGTATTCAATTTCATCGCAGAGAGATGAAAGCACGGGTGAAAATGAAGCGAAATGTGTGATGTTGTTGTGGCTTTATATACTTGTGCTGGTTCCTTTTGATATATCCAGTGTTGATACTAGCATTGCAAGTAGTGATAATCTAAGTGAGTTTGAGATTGTACCTCTTGTGTTGAGGATAATAGGGTTCTGTAAGGATTATCTCTCAACTGCCGGGCCTATGAATTCTATGGCTGGACTAGTGCTCTCGAGGCTACTTACTCGTCCAGATATGCCGAAAGCCTTTAATAG CTTTGTCGAGTGGACACATGAGGTCATGACTTCTGTAACTTCAGATGTACTCCAGCATTTCGAAGTGCTCGGTACCATTGAAGCACTGGCTGCTATTTTCAAG GCAGGCAGTCGGAATCTCTTGCTTGATGTAATTCCTGTTGTTTGGAATGACACATCATTGTTGTACAAGTCCTCAATTGCGGCTGGAAATCCATTGCTCCGCAAGAATCTGATAAAGTTAACCCAAAGGATTGGGCTTGCTTCCCTTCCTCATCGTTTACCCTCATGGCGTTATACG GGAAGAACCGCCAAACTAAATATTTCTTTGAATACATCCAGTAAAGCTAATCAGTCCAATTTGAGTGTGAACGACAATTACTCCAACTCAATTGAACTTACAGATGAGGCAGAAGATGAGGATATGGATGTTCCAGAAAATGTTGAAGAGATCATTGAGATTTTGTTAGCTGGTTTGAGGGATATG GTTACTGTTGTACGTTGGTCTGCAGGGAAAGGTATTGGTCGCATAACTTCACATTTGACATCTTCCCTTTCTGAGGAGGTTTTATCCTCTGTTTTGGAGCTGTTTTCACCCGGTGAG GGCGAAGGTTCATGGCATGGAGGCTGCTTAGCTTTGGCTGAACTTGCTCGTAGAGGCTTGCTCTTACCCGCTAGTCTTCCCAAAGTTGTTCCCGTTGTTCTGAAG GCACTGCATTACGATGTTCGAAGAGGTCCGTACAGTGTAGGGTCTAATGTGCGTGATGCTGCTGCATATGTATGCTGGGCATTTGGACGTGCATATTATCACTCAGATATGAGAAACATTTTAGAGGAGCTTGCTCCACACCTTTTAACAGTGGCATGCTATGACCGTGAG GTTAACTGCAGAAGAGCAGCAGCAGCTGCTTTTCAGGAGAATGTTGGAAGACAAGGGAATTATCCGCATGGCATTGACATCGTGAATACTGCAGATTATTTTTCACTTTCTTCTAGAGCTAACTCTTATCTTCATGTTGCCTTCTCCATTGCTCAATACGAAGGATACCTTATTCCATTTGTGAGCGACCTGCTGGATAGAAAAATTTGTCACTGG GATAAAAGCTTGCGAGAACTTTCTGCGGAGGCCCTTTCTTTACTTGTAAAATATGATCCTCCATATTTTGCGAGTGCTGTTATTGAAAAGCTAGTTCCTTGTACTCTTTCATCTGATTTGTGTAAGCGCCATGGTGCAACGTTGGCAACTGGGGAACTTGTTTTTGCTTTACATCAATGCGATTACGCACTACCCTCAG ATAAACAGAAAACTCTTGCAAATGTTGTTCCTGCCATTGAGAAAGCACGTCTTTATCGTGGAAAGGGGGGAGAAATAATGCGCGCAGCTGTTTCTCGATTTATTGAATGCATCTCCCTATCTAAAGTGGCATTACCAGAAAAAATAAAGAAAAGCTTACTCGATACTCTAAATGAGAACTTGAGGCATCCTAATTCTCAGATACAG AATGCCGCTGTTAAAGGCCTGAAACATTTCTTCTATGCATACTTGCGAGATTCAGATGATAAAAGCACTATTGTTTTGACAGAAAAGTATCTTAATATGCTGACTGATCCAAATGTAATGGTAAGGAGAGGATCTCCATTGGCCATAGGTGTTTTTCCTTACGAGTTATTGGCCAATCAATGGAGAAATGTGCTCTTGAAGCTTTGTGGCTGTTGTAAAATTGAG AAAAACCCTAGAGAAAGAGATGCTGAAGCACGTGTAAATGCTGTCAAAGGGCTGGTATCAGTATGTGAAACATTAATTAGTGGAAAAGAGAATACGACAACCTCTTTCACCAAGAATGATTTTTCTCTGTATATTTTTATAAAGAATGAGGTGATGGGGAGTTTATTTAAAGCTCTTGATGACTATTCTCTTGATAGGAGAGGTGATGTAGGATCTTGGGTTCGTGCGGCTGCACTAGATGGCCTTGAAAGATGTACATATATGCTTTGTAAGATCGACAAGTCAGGTTGCTTGTCTGGAAAATCAGACGATAATGATGTTGGATCCTTAGCGAAACCTCTGGCTGGTAGCATGCTTAATAAAAATGCAGAGCTTTTATTATTCGACGAAGATCTTGCTACCAATTTAGTTGGAGGGATTTGTAAGCAAGCTGTGGAGAAATTAGATAAGTTGAGAGCAGCAGCAGCAAGCGTTCTCTACAGAATTTTGTACAACCAGATGATTTATATCCCATATATACCTTTCCGGGAAAAGTTAGAAGAAATAATTTCGAAGGAAGCAGATGCCGAATGGGCT GTTCCTTCGTACACTTACCCGCGCTTCGTACAGCTACTTCAGTTTGGTTGTTATAGCAGAGATGTGCTATCAGGTTTAGTAATATCCGTTGGTGATTTGGCAGATACTGAGAAATCTTTGAAGAGGGTATCACTCTTGACACTGTTAGAGTATTTAGAAGGGATTGAATCTGAAGACCCTAATACAACTACATCCAGGGAGTATATGCTATCAGTTGATATTTTGTGGGTTCTCCAACAATACAGGAAAGACGACAGAGTCATCGTACCCACTTTAAAG GCCATTGAGAGTTTGCTCAGCAAAAAGATATTCCTTAATATGGAG AATCGTATAAAGCTGAACTTGGACTAA
- the LOC127092321 gene encoding tubulin-folding cofactor D isoform X1 has translation MEQQNEEAVIATAMNQAEDDEYDSKEKVLKKYFLQEWNTVKAFIDDTVSNGRVSNLPSAYNIRSIMDKYKEQGQLLEPYLESIVPPLMNIIRSRTIELGVVTDEILEIVNPICIVVHSLVHVCGYKSVIRFFPHQVSDLELAVSLLEKCHPTYSISSQRDESTGENEAKCVMLLWLYILVLVPFDISSVDTSIASSDNLSEFEIVPLVLRIIGFCKDYLSTAGPMNSMAGLVLSRLLTRPDMPKAFNSFVEWTHEVMTSVTSDVLQHFEVLGTIEALAAIFKAGSRNLLLDVIPVVWNDTSLLYKSSIAAGNPLLRKNLIKLTQRIGLASLPHRLPSWRYTGRTAKLNISLNTSSKANQSNLSVNDNYSNSIELTDEAEDEDMDVPENVEEIIEILLAGLRDMVTVVRWSAGKGIGRITSHLTSSLSEEVLSSVLELFSPGEGEGSWHGGCLALAELARRGLLLPASLPKVVPVVLKALHYDVRRGPYSVGSNVRDAAAYVCWAFGRAYYHSDMRNILEELAPHLLTVACYDREVNCRRAAAAAFQENVGRQGNYPHGIDIVNTADYFSLSSRANSYLHVAFSIAQYEGYLIPFVSDLLDRKICHWDKSLRELSAEALSLLVKYDPPYFASAVIEKLVPCTLSSDLCKRHGATLATGELVFALHQCDYALPSDKQKTLANVVPAIEKARLYRGKGGEIMRAAVSRFIECISLSKVALPEKIKKSLLDTLNENLRHPNSQIQNAAVKGLKHFFYAYLRDSDDKSTIVLTEKYLNMLTDPNVMVRRGSPLAIGVFPYELLANQWRNVLLKLCGCCKIEKNPRERDAEARVNAVKGLVSVCETLISGKENTTTSFTKNDFSLYIFIKNEVMGSLFKALDDYSLDRRGDVGSWVRAAALDGLERCTYMLCKIDKSGCLSGKSDDNDVGSLAKPLAGSMLNKNAELLLFDEDLATNLVGGICKQAVEKLDKLRAAAASVLYRILYNQMIYIPYIPFREKLEEIISKEADAEWAVPSYTYPRFVQLLQFGCYSRDVLSGLVISVGDLADTEKSLKRVSLLTLLEYLEGIESEDPNTTTSREYMLSVDILWVLQQYRKDDRVIVPTLKAIESLLSKKIFLNMEAQTPTFCAAVLDSLAIELKGSANFSKLYAGIAILGYIASVPEPIHTRAFSELLTFLSHPYPKIRKASAEQVYLVLLQNGNLVAEDKIEKALEIISETCWDDDMDLIKHQRLEFFELAGLEAGPLDKNSDGTTTKTSTKKPENLDENASYSSLVESSGF, from the exons ATGGAGCAACAGAACGAAGAAGCAGTTATAGCGACGGCGATGAATCAAGCCGAAGACGACGAGTACGATTCCAAGGAGAAAGTTCTCAAAAAGTACTTCCTTCAAGAATGGAACACCGTCAAAGCATTCATCGACGACACCGTTTCCAATGGCCGCGTCTCCAATCTTCCATCTGCTTACAATATCAGATCCATT ATGGATAAGTATAAAGAGCAAGGTCAACTTCTAGAGCCTTACCTAGAAAGCATAGTTCCGCCATTGATGAACATTATTCGTTCACGAACAATCGAACTCGGTGTAGTTACGGATGAAATTCTGGAAATAGTAAATCCAATATGCATAGTTGTGCATTCGTTAGTCCATGTTTGTGGTTACAAATCAGTGATTAGATTCTTTCCTCATCAAGTTTCTGATCTGGAACTTGCGGTATCTCTACTTGAAAAGTGTCATCCGACGTATTCAATTTCATCGCAGAGAGATGAAAGCACGGGTGAAAATGAAGCGAAATGTGTGATGTTGTTGTGGCTTTATATACTTGTGCTGGTTCCTTTTGATATATCCAGTGTTGATACTAGCATTGCAAGTAGTGATAATCTAAGTGAGTTTGAGATTGTACCTCTTGTGTTGAGGATAATAGGGTTCTGTAAGGATTATCTCTCAACTGCCGGGCCTATGAATTCTATGGCTGGACTAGTGCTCTCGAGGCTACTTACTCGTCCAGATATGCCGAAAGCCTTTAATAG CTTTGTCGAGTGGACACATGAGGTCATGACTTCTGTAACTTCAGATGTACTCCAGCATTTCGAAGTGCTCGGTACCATTGAAGCACTGGCTGCTATTTTCAAG GCAGGCAGTCGGAATCTCTTGCTTGATGTAATTCCTGTTGTTTGGAATGACACATCATTGTTGTACAAGTCCTCAATTGCGGCTGGAAATCCATTGCTCCGCAAGAATCTGATAAAGTTAACCCAAAGGATTGGGCTTGCTTCCCTTCCTCATCGTTTACCCTCATGGCGTTATACG GGAAGAACCGCCAAACTAAATATTTCTTTGAATACATCCAGTAAAGCTAATCAGTCCAATTTGAGTGTGAACGACAATTACTCCAACTCAATTGAACTTACAGATGAGGCAGAAGATGAGGATATGGATGTTCCAGAAAATGTTGAAGAGATCATTGAGATTTTGTTAGCTGGTTTGAGGGATATG GTTACTGTTGTACGTTGGTCTGCAGGGAAAGGTATTGGTCGCATAACTTCACATTTGACATCTTCCCTTTCTGAGGAGGTTTTATCCTCTGTTTTGGAGCTGTTTTCACCCGGTGAG GGCGAAGGTTCATGGCATGGAGGCTGCTTAGCTTTGGCTGAACTTGCTCGTAGAGGCTTGCTCTTACCCGCTAGTCTTCCCAAAGTTGTTCCCGTTGTTCTGAAG GCACTGCATTACGATGTTCGAAGAGGTCCGTACAGTGTAGGGTCTAATGTGCGTGATGCTGCTGCATATGTATGCTGGGCATTTGGACGTGCATATTATCACTCAGATATGAGAAACATTTTAGAGGAGCTTGCTCCACACCTTTTAACAGTGGCATGCTATGACCGTGAG GTTAACTGCAGAAGAGCAGCAGCAGCTGCTTTTCAGGAGAATGTTGGAAGACAAGGGAATTATCCGCATGGCATTGACATCGTGAATACTGCAGATTATTTTTCACTTTCTTCTAGAGCTAACTCTTATCTTCATGTTGCCTTCTCCATTGCTCAATACGAAGGATACCTTATTCCATTTGTGAGCGACCTGCTGGATAGAAAAATTTGTCACTGG GATAAAAGCTTGCGAGAACTTTCTGCGGAGGCCCTTTCTTTACTTGTAAAATATGATCCTCCATATTTTGCGAGTGCTGTTATTGAAAAGCTAGTTCCTTGTACTCTTTCATCTGATTTGTGTAAGCGCCATGGTGCAACGTTGGCAACTGGGGAACTTGTTTTTGCTTTACATCAATGCGATTACGCACTACCCTCAG ATAAACAGAAAACTCTTGCAAATGTTGTTCCTGCCATTGAGAAAGCACGTCTTTATCGTGGAAAGGGGGGAGAAATAATGCGCGCAGCTGTTTCTCGATTTATTGAATGCATCTCCCTATCTAAAGTGGCATTACCAGAAAAAATAAAGAAAAGCTTACTCGATACTCTAAATGAGAACTTGAGGCATCCTAATTCTCAGATACAG AATGCCGCTGTTAAAGGCCTGAAACATTTCTTCTATGCATACTTGCGAGATTCAGATGATAAAAGCACTATTGTTTTGACAGAAAAGTATCTTAATATGCTGACTGATCCAAATGTAATGGTAAGGAGAGGATCTCCATTGGCCATAGGTGTTTTTCCTTACGAGTTATTGGCCAATCAATGGAGAAATGTGCTCTTGAAGCTTTGTGGCTGTTGTAAAATTGAG AAAAACCCTAGAGAAAGAGATGCTGAAGCACGTGTAAATGCTGTCAAAGGGCTGGTATCAGTATGTGAAACATTAATTAGTGGAAAAGAGAATACGACAACCTCTTTCACCAAGAATGATTTTTCTCTGTATATTTTTATAAAGAATGAGGTGATGGGGAGTTTATTTAAAGCTCTTGATGACTATTCTCTTGATAGGAGAGGTGATGTAGGATCTTGGGTTCGTGCGGCTGCACTAGATGGCCTTGAAAGATGTACATATATGCTTTGTAAGATCGACAAGTCAGGTTGCTTGTCTGGAAAATCAGACGATAATGATGTTGGATCCTTAGCGAAACCTCTGGCTGGTAGCATGCTTAATAAAAATGCAGAGCTTTTATTATTCGACGAAGATCTTGCTACCAATTTAGTTGGAGGGATTTGTAAGCAAGCTGTGGAGAAATTAGATAAGTTGAGAGCAGCAGCAGCAAGCGTTCTCTACAGAATTTTGTACAACCAGATGATTTATATCCCATATATACCTTTCCGGGAAAAGTTAGAAGAAATAATTTCGAAGGAAGCAGATGCCGAATGGGCT GTTCCTTCGTACACTTACCCGCGCTTCGTACAGCTACTTCAGTTTGGTTGTTATAGCAGAGATGTGCTATCAGGTTTAGTAATATCCGTTGGTGATTTGGCAGATACTGAGAAATCTTTGAAGAGGGTATCACTCTTGACACTGTTAGAGTATTTAGAAGGGATTGAATCTGAAGACCCTAATACAACTACATCCAGGGAGTATATGCTATCAGTTGATATTTTGTGGGTTCTCCAACAATACAGGAAAGACGACAGAGTCATCGTACCCACTTTAAAG GCCATTGAGAGTTTGCTCAGCAAAAAGATATTCCTTAATATGGAG GCTCAGACTCCAACTTTTTGTGCTGCTGTTTTGGATTCTCTGGCAATAGAACTAAAGGGATCAGCAAACTTCTCCAAGTTGTATGCTGGTATTGCAATACTTGGTTATATAGCTTCAGTTCCGGAACCAATCCATACAAGAGCCTTTTCTGAACTGCTTACTTTTCTTAGTCATCCTTACCCTAAG ATTCGAAAAGCCTCAGCTGAACAAGTCTACCTTGTCCTCCTGCAAAATGGGAATCTTGTGGCTGAAGACAAGATTGAGAAAGCACTTGAAATTATTTCTGAGACTTGCTGGGATGATGACATGGATTTAATAAAGCATCAAAGATTGGAATTCTTTGAGTTGGCTGGTTTGGAGGCGGGGCCATTGGACAAAAATAGTGATGGAACAACGACGAAAACGAGCACTAAGAAGCCTGAAAACTTGGATGAAAATGCATCATATTCCTCATTAGTTGAGTCATCTGGATTCTGA
- the LOC127092323 gene encoding uncharacterized protein LOC127092323: MEGHEILGFGFFVIGLWHFFNHIKLHFLSSSSLKSYSSTLWFPTKLSRYLELHFIMASCMIFISMELFISPLHHQPFDPKDGTIPSNHLHNFEHSSMALSFLLYATFSIILDRKITIAKRTQNELTHLLVAIAFAQQFLLIHLHSRDHMGLEGQYHYLLQVLIFICFSTTLMGIGFPTSFLVCFVRSVGIIFQGLWLMFMGFMLFTPGYQPKGCFMKPEGDQYVIRCSDEEALHRAVSLVNIHFSWFLIGVTVFAVSFYLIMAMCYGGKTVEYDSLMKEEHYRDEDGLKNFDVESQCQKIIACKEEQT; the protein is encoded by the coding sequence ATGGAGGGACATGAAATTTTGGGGTTCGGTTTCTTTGTAATTGGTTTATGGCACTTTTTCAACCACATTAAGCTCCattttctttcttcttcttctctcaaATCCTACTCATCAACCCTATGGTTTCCAACCAAACTAAGTCGATACCTCGAGCTTCATTTCATCATGGCAAGTTGCATGATCTTCATATCTATGGAACTTTTCATCTCACCTCTTCATCACCAACCATTTGACCCTAAAGATGGAACCATTCCCTCTAACCATCTTCACAACTTCGAACACTCTTCCATGGCTTTGTCTTTCTTACTCTATGCTACATTTTCTATAATTCTTGATAGAAAAATAACCATTGCTAAAAGAACTCAAAATGAACTCACTCATTTGCTTGTAGCTATAGCATTTGCTCAACAGTTTCTCCTTATTCATCTTCATTCAAGAGATCATATGGGGTTAGAAGGACAGTACCATTACTTATTGCAAgttttgatttttatttgtttttcgACGACCCTTATGGGAATTGGATTTCCCACGAGTTTCTTGGTGTGTTTTGTGCGTTCCGTTGGGATAATCTTTCAAGGTCTTTGGCTTATGTTCATGGGGTTCATGCTTTTTACACCTGGTTATCAACCCAAAGGCTGTTTCATGAAACCTGAAGGGGATCAATATGTGATTAGGTGCAGCGACGAAGAGGCTCTTCATCGCGCGGTTTCGTTGGTGAATATTCATTTCAGTTGGTTCTTGATTGGTGTCACTGTTTTTGCAGTGTCGTTCTACTTGATTATGGCTATGTGTTATGGTGGAAAAACAGTGGAGTATGATTCATTGATGAAGGAGGAACATTACCGTGATGAAGATGGCTTGAAAAATTTCGATGTTGAATCACAATGTCAAAAGATCATCGCATGCAAGGAAGAGCAAACTTGA